A genomic region of Christiangramia sp. OXR-203 contains the following coding sequences:
- a CDS encoding acyl-CoA dehydrogenase family protein — translation MSTDTTKKDLLRGGQFLVKETKCEDVFTPEDFNEEQKMMRDSVQEFVEREIWPHKEEFEKKNYALTEEVMRKAGELGFLGVAVPEEYDGLGMGFVSTMLVCDYISGATGSVATAFGAHTGIGTMPITLYGNEEQKKKYVPKLATGEWFGAYCLTEPGAGSDANSGKTKAVLSEDGKYYSISGQKMWISNAGFADVFIVFTRIEDDKNITGFIVENEEGNGISFGEEEKKLGIHSSSTRQVFFNETKVPVENMLSDRGNGFKIAMNALNVGRIKLAAASLDAQRRVTDLSVKYANDRVQFNTPIAKFGAIKSKLAEMATSAYVGEAASYRAAKNIEDRINIRLEEGSSHADAELKGVEEYAIECSILKVACSEDVQNCADEGIQVFGGMGFSADTPMESAWRDARIARIYEGTNEINRMLSVGMLVKKAMKGHVDLLGPATKVADELTGIPSMDKPDYSELFAEEKEMIGKLKKVFLMVAGSAVQKFGPQLEEHQQLLLAAADILIEVYMAESGILRAEKNAKRFGVDTQKEQIAMAKLYLYHAVDTVNTKAKEGIASFAEGDEQRMMLMGLKRYTKYTNLPNIVALRNTIAEKLTSENKYCF, via the coding sequence TTGTAAAGGAGACTAAATGTGAAGACGTTTTCACGCCGGAAGATTTTAATGAGGAACAGAAAATGATGCGCGATTCCGTTCAGGAATTTGTAGAGCGCGAGATCTGGCCTCATAAAGAAGAATTCGAAAAGAAAAATTATGCTCTTACTGAAGAGGTAATGCGTAAAGCTGGAGAATTAGGATTTCTAGGTGTTGCGGTACCTGAAGAGTATGATGGTTTAGGAATGGGCTTCGTTTCTACGATGCTTGTTTGTGACTATATTTCTGGTGCTACAGGTTCTGTGGCTACTGCTTTCGGAGCGCATACTGGGATTGGAACGATGCCAATCACCTTATATGGCAATGAAGAACAGAAGAAAAAATACGTACCAAAATTGGCGACCGGTGAATGGTTTGGAGCTTACTGTCTTACAGAACCAGGTGCGGGAAGTGATGCCAACTCTGGAAAAACAAAGGCTGTCCTTTCTGAAGATGGTAAATATTATAGCATTAGTGGACAGAAAATGTGGATCTCCAATGCTGGTTTTGCAGATGTATTCATTGTTTTTACACGAATTGAAGATGACAAGAACATTACCGGTTTTATCGTAGAAAACGAAGAAGGTAATGGGATTAGCTTTGGAGAGGAAGAAAAGAAATTAGGGATTCACTCCTCCTCTACCCGCCAGGTATTCTTTAATGAAACCAAGGTGCCAGTAGAAAATATGCTTTCAGACCGTGGAAATGGTTTTAAGATCGCGATGAACGCTTTAAACGTAGGTCGTATAAAACTTGCTGCAGCTTCTTTAGATGCACAGCGTCGAGTAACAGATCTTTCAGTTAAATACGCAAATGACAGAGTTCAGTTCAATACGCCTATTGCGAAATTCGGAGCTATAAAATCCAAGCTTGCAGAGATGGCTACTTCAGCATACGTTGGAGAAGCAGCGTCTTACCGTGCGGCTAAAAATATCGAAGACCGAATAAATATCAGACTGGAAGAAGGAAGCTCACATGCAGATGCTGAACTTAAAGGGGTTGAGGAATACGCGATCGAATGTTCTATTCTGAAGGTTGCATGTTCAGAAGATGTTCAGAATTGTGCTGATGAAGGTATCCAGGTATTTGGTGGAATGGGATTCTCTGCAGATACTCCAATGGAGTCTGCCTGGAGAGATGCGAGAATTGCTCGAATCTATGAAGGAACCAACGAAATCAACAGAATGTTATCTGTAGGAATGCTGGTTAAGAAAGCGATGAAAGGACATGTAGACCTACTAGGCCCAGCAACGAAAGTAGCAGATGAGCTTACAGGAATTCCTTCCATGGACAAACCAGACTATTCTGAACTGTTCGCTGAAGAGAAGGAAATGATCGGTAAACTGAAAAAGGTATTTCTGATGGTTGCAGGTAGCGCCGTTCAGAAATTTGGTCCACAATTGGAAGAGCATCAACAATTATTATTGGCTGCAGCAGATATTTTAATTGAAGTTTATATGGCTGAATCTGGTATTCTTAGAGCAGAGAAAAATGCAAAGAGATTTGGAGTAGATACTCAGAAGGAACAGATCGCCATGGCTAAACTTTATCTTTATCATGCAGTAGATACTGTGAATACTAAGGCGAAAGAGGGAATTGCTTCTTTTGCTGAAGGAGATGAGCAACGTATGATGCTTATGGGACTGAAGAGATACACAAAGTATACGAACCTGCCAAATATTGTGGCACTTCGAAATACGATCGCAGAGAAATTAACTTCTGAAAACAAATACTGTTTTTAG
- a CDS encoding mechanosensitive ion channel family protein has product MSILVDRPKKSLMNRFLRHIWLYFSILFLQQTTFAYQQEPEDTKSQNQELPSKATVLNDSAAVATNDIGEYADAYYQTDQWNDGIGFPPNTINLQSPQAALEHFIVQARNDNYEEALYAMNFNLLPDNISKADAAILAEKLHFVLEQRISIGWDGLPDRPDGQIDVSTSTNKAVAGKPRRSLLFGTTTLDDRDITFRVQRVKYKDEHPVWLISSQTVENTEPLYAAYGPRKLDRMIPEWISFEVLGIPIWKVVGTLLLILICYLIAKGISAIIRKAFSGVDRYWIRNIAYRLASPAGAAIGILAFYLLLNHLISFTGSLAKGIYTFILIVLISIFTWLIMRIIDYVMDFFAVEKVGDVRTEEDSKAKSLMTYISVGRRIFIFIIVIIGASVIFSQFPSLEKLGISLMASAGIATVVVGIAAQSTLGNIIAGVQIALTRPAKIGDAVIIEGEYGFVEDITFTYMVVNTFKLRRLVIPLSDVITESFENLSMSNPQNIMEIELFVDHRVDVQKVREKFTELLKASDNWDGDEDRSPLVEASGMDHNYLKLRCLVSAKDFPTAWTLHCELRENIVRYISELEDGIYLKRERVVLDGKYSEDEKQDNKLDEQG; this is encoded by the coding sequence TTGAGTATCTTAGTTGACCGACCAAAGAAATCACTCATGAATCGCTTCCTACGCCATATATGGCTATATTTTTCCATCCTATTTTTACAGCAAACTACCTTTGCTTACCAACAGGAACCAGAAGACACCAAATCTCAAAACCAGGAATTGCCCAGTAAAGCAACGGTCCTTAACGACTCAGCTGCTGTTGCTACTAATGATATTGGTGAATATGCAGATGCCTACTACCAGACAGATCAATGGAATGACGGAATTGGCTTCCCTCCTAATACAATAAACCTTCAATCTCCCCAGGCCGCTTTAGAACATTTTATAGTACAGGCCAGAAACGATAATTACGAAGAAGCACTGTATGCAATGAATTTTAATTTGTTGCCAGATAATATTTCTAAGGCAGATGCAGCGATACTTGCTGAAAAACTACATTTTGTTCTTGAACAACGAATTTCAATTGGGTGGGATGGTCTTCCTGATCGTCCCGATGGACAAATTGATGTGAGTACCTCAACAAACAAGGCTGTAGCTGGAAAACCCAGAAGAAGTCTATTATTTGGTACTACAACACTGGATGATCGTGATATAACTTTTAGAGTACAACGTGTAAAGTATAAAGATGAGCATCCTGTCTGGCTAATTTCATCACAAACTGTTGAAAATACCGAACCGCTTTACGCGGCTTACGGTCCAAGAAAACTGGATAGGATGATTCCTGAATGGATTAGTTTTGAGGTCTTGGGAATACCAATATGGAAGGTTGTAGGAACCCTGCTACTTATTTTAATCTGTTATTTAATAGCCAAAGGCATTAGCGCCATCATTAGAAAAGCATTTTCAGGTGTGGACCGCTACTGGATTCGGAATATTGCCTATAGATTAGCCTCACCAGCAGGAGCCGCTATAGGAATTTTAGCTTTCTATTTATTACTTAATCACCTGATTTCATTTACCGGATCTCTCGCTAAAGGTATTTACACTTTTATTCTAATTGTGCTTATATCAATTTTCACCTGGTTGATCATGCGAATCATTGATTATGTCATGGACTTTTTTGCTGTGGAAAAAGTAGGCGACGTGAGAACCGAGGAAGATAGCAAAGCGAAAAGCTTGATGACCTATATCTCTGTAGGTAGAAGAATATTTATTTTCATAATCGTAATTATTGGTGCATCCGTAATTTTCTCTCAATTTCCATCTCTTGAGAAACTTGGAATATCTTTAATGGCTTCCGCAGGAATCGCCACGGTGGTAGTTGGTATTGCAGCTCAAAGTACGCTTGGTAATATTATCGCCGGGGTTCAAATTGCACTTACTCGTCCCGCTAAAATTGGTGATGCAGTCATTATTGAAGGTGAATATGGTTTTGTGGAAGACATCACATTTACTTATATGGTTGTTAATACCTTCAAATTAAGAAGATTGGTCATACCTCTTTCTGATGTTATTACTGAAAGTTTTGAGAATCTTTCTATGTCTAACCCACAGAATATTATGGAGATCGAATTATTTGTAGACCACCGGGTAGACGTTCAAAAAGTACGTGAGAAGTTTACAGAATTACTGAAAGCTTCAGATAACTGGGATGGTGATGAGGATAGATCGCCACTGGTTGAAGCTTCAGGCATGGATCATAATTACCTTAAATTGCGCTGCCTGGTAAGTGCAAAGGATTTTCCAACTGCATGGACGCTACATTGCGAGCTTAGAGAAAATATCGTGCGTTACATCAGTGAACTGGAAGATGGAATTTATTTAAAACGGGAGCGCGTTGTACTGGACGGAAAATATTCAGAAGATGAGAAACAAGATAATAAATTAGATGAACAAGGCTAA
- a CDS encoding mechanosensitive ion channel family protein has product MLEFEKNGLVYLVSALIILMVSFGLAFYIIRKLGKNPTNILPVNFAYKIRLPLLIFLASIIARIAIISKIFRFEATYEIVGHLSTVGIILSVAWFLILLFRVVKKRMLKKYDMASDDNLKARKVYTQYMILENIVIFIIVILAVGIALMSFESIRSVGISVLTSAGIAGIIIGLAAQKAIATLLAGIQIAITQPIRLDDVVIVEGEWGWIEEINLTYVVVRVWDKRRLVVPTTYFIEKTFQNWTRSSADILGTVFIYADYGLPLEPLREELTRLLNNTPLWDGNVNVLQVTNASEKTVELRILVSAKNSPTAWDLRVHLREKLLDFIQKNYPGHLPKARVSIEKDQELN; this is encoded by the coding sequence ATGCTCGAATTTGAAAAAAACGGACTAGTTTACCTCGTTTCTGCTCTTATCATTTTAATGGTAAGTTTCGGTCTTGCATTTTATATCATCAGGAAGCTTGGTAAAAATCCAACGAATATACTTCCGGTTAATTTCGCTTATAAGATTCGGCTGCCTTTATTAATTTTTCTGGCCTCCATAATTGCCAGAATTGCGATCATTAGTAAAATTTTTAGGTTTGAAGCAACCTATGAAATTGTTGGCCACCTTAGTACAGTGGGTATCATTTTAAGTGTTGCCTGGTTTCTGATCTTACTGTTCAGAGTAGTTAAAAAGAGAATGCTCAAGAAGTACGATATGGCTAGTGATGATAATCTCAAAGCCCGGAAGGTTTACACCCAGTATATGATCCTTGAAAATATTGTTATTTTCATTATTGTAATACTTGCCGTTGGAATTGCTTTGATGAGCTTTGAAAGTATACGCTCTGTTGGAATTAGTGTATTGACCTCAGCAGGTATTGCTGGAATCATTATAGGTCTGGCTGCGCAAAAAGCAATTGCTACTTTACTTGCAGGCATACAGATCGCTATCACACAGCCTATCCGTTTGGATGATGTAGTGATTGTTGAAGGTGAATGGGGTTGGATCGAAGAGATCAATCTTACTTATGTGGTGGTTCGGGTTTGGGATAAAAGACGACTCGTTGTTCCCACAACATATTTTATTGAAAAAACCTTCCAGAACTGGACAAGAAGTTCCGCAGATATACTGGGAACAGTTTTTATTTATGCAGATTATGGTTTGCCTTTAGAACCGCTTCGGGAAGAACTCACAAGACTATTAAATAATACTCCTCTCTGGGATGGTAATGTAAATGTACTTCAGGTTACAAATGCTTCGGAAAAGACTGTGGAGCTAAGAATACTGGTAAGTGCAAAAAATTCACCTACAGCCTGGGATCTTCGTGTACATCTAAGAGAGAAATTGCTTGATTTCATACAAAAAAATTACCCGGGACATCTTCCGAAGGCCCGGGTAAGTATAGAAAAGGATCAGGAATTAAATTAA
- a CDS encoding zinc metalloprotease, whose translation MKKVFLGMAAMAFLFASCEQDPTENNVDQEVAQVDMSDFYLYTDAEVDGKKTEDDKTKCYSMRNLNRLLNENPGLHKKMYDVEQNTRSILAKNGNGKGKPGSGDGGGTTEPPVGDNLGIVNIPVVVHVIYSNSQQNISDAQINSQIAVLNDDFRASNNDAGNVPSEFAGLVADSEISFTLAGVNRYSDSRSEWGTSDAMKYAYPPTSPSNTLNIWICNIGGGILGYAQFPGGPSATDGVVISPQYFGTTGYVSAPFNKGRTATHEVGHYLNLRHIWGDGRCRQDDFVADTPSSDGPNYSCPSYPTVNCRSTDMTMNYMDYTNDACMYMFSEGQKARMRTVFASGGPRTGFVN comes from the coding sequence ATGAAAAAAGTTTTTCTCGGAATGGCAGCTATGGCCTTCCTATTTGCTTCTTGTGAGCAAGATCCTACAGAAAACAATGTTGACCAGGAAGTAGCACAGGTAGACATGAGTGATTTTTATCTTTACACAGATGCTGAGGTAGACGGCAAAAAGACTGAAGATGATAAAACGAAATGTTACTCTATGAGAAACTTGAATCGTTTACTAAACGAGAATCCAGGTTTACACAAGAAAATGTACGATGTAGAACAGAATACTCGATCTATTCTGGCTAAGAATGGAAACGGCAAAGGTAAACCAGGATCTGGTGATGGTGGAGGAACTACTGAGCCACCAGTAGGTGATAATCTAGGAATTGTAAATATTCCTGTTGTGGTTCATGTTATTTACAGTAACTCTCAGCAGAATATTTCTGATGCTCAGATCAATTCTCAGATTGCTGTGCTGAATGATGACTTTAGAGCTTCCAATAATGATGCAGGTAATGTTCCTAGTGAATTTGCTGGATTAGTTGCAGATTCAGAAATCAGTTTTACTCTTGCAGGAGTAAACAGATACAGTGATTCAAGATCTGAATGGGGAACAAGCGATGCTATGAAATATGCATATCCTCCAACCTCCCCTTCTAATACTTTAAACATCTGGATTTGTAACATTGGTGGTGGTATCCTTGGGTATGCACAATTCCCTGGTGGACCATCTGCAACTGATGGTGTAGTAATTTCTCCTCAGTACTTTGGAACAACTGGATATGTTTCAGCACCATTTAACAAAGGTAGAACCGCTACTCACGAAGTAGGACATTACCTAAACCTACGTCACATCTGGGGTGATGGAAGATGTAGACAGGATGACTTCGTAGCAGATACTCCTTCTTCTGATGGACCTAACTACAGCTGTCCTTCTTACCCTACTGTTAACTGTAGATCTACAGATATGACTATGAACTACATGGATTATACAAACGATGCATGTATGTACATGTTCTCTGAAGGCCAGAAAGCTCGTATGAGAACAGTTTTTGCTAGTGGAGGACCAAGAACTGGTTTCGTAAACTAA